Below is a genomic region from Miscanthus floridulus cultivar M001 chromosome 1, ASM1932011v1, whole genome shotgun sequence.
AGCTCCCAAAAGACGGGCCCATTGGCACGGCCCATCCAAACTTCTGTACTCGCCGGCCAACCACGCTGCGCCCGCCCCGTCTCCAGCTCGCAAGATCATGCCCGGCCGGCCCGTCTCAAACTCTCAACCCAAACGGATCCCGTGCGGTGCTTTTGATGAATCTACGTcatcgtgctgctgctgctgtatccTGGCCACGGCTCCGACTTCTCCTCCTCTAAGACAATTTAGGCCTGGTTTGGCTGTGGAGCTGCTGTGAGTTATGGGTTGTGAAAAAATAGCTGTGGGAAAGCAGCTGTGGTAAAAATAGAAGTCTGTTTGGTTAGAGCAGCTGTGAAATTGTAGAAGAAATATCTATAGGGCTCGTTCGCTTCACTGGAaaaaaaaataagccaaaacactctttcggttgatttgttgtgggagaaaaacactgttctggctgaaaaaaaataaactgaaaagtatggattataagataagcgaacatgaCCATAATGTCTGAAAAATGATTATTTTCGAATTCTAAAAGATGATTATTTTGGAAATGGAAAATTAAATTTTCTAAGTCCACTCATTCATTGCAGGTGTGATATATGTATTCTAGTATTTTCTATTGTATATCTAACTTTATTTTTCTACAGGAAAACGGCCAGAAAACAGTGTTCTCAATTCTCAATGGAACAGAGCAAGGCACGGCTTGGCCATGCGGCGCGGCGCTGCTTCGCGTCGGGGTCTCGGGACATCTCGACTCTGCCCAGCGGACTGCTTCGCGTCGTCGCCATCTCGCCGTTGCCGGAGAAGGGGAGCAGATCCCATGCGGATGGAGAGGATGGAGCAGCGGGGAGGGCGGATGGAGAGGAGGTAAGCTATATTACATAAAAGAAAAGCTACAGACCCACGAGCTAAGAGTAAGTATTATAAGAGGCTGTAGGCAGGTTGTATGCTGATGTGGAAAAGAGAGATGAGAAAAAAAGAAGATAAGCAAGCTTATGTAGATAAGTGGGTTGTAAGCCGACTAACTATTATATAAGTAGGCTGATAGATTGACTGTAAGTTTCTGTACAACCAATAGTCGGCTGCATTATTAGAATTGCTCTAAGCTATATCTAGCGCCGTAGCGCATGCAGAAGTACAAATCTATAGAACGAGAGAACATTATCAGAGACCACACCACCTTTAGGTtctgttcggcttgctgaatcttgactgaaaTTGACTGAAAAACACTACTTTAACTGaaatgttgtgaaagaaaaacactattttgaccgaaaaaagaagtcaaacaaATTGAATATGGGGTAAACCGAACGAGGGCTTACACTCTGCATCCTACGTACACGTACGCCCCGACACGTACGTCCAAATGCGCCCATTCAGTTTGCCACCCTGCAGTTGGTCCGGGTGCTGCCGGCGGCGCCCATATCTTGACCATGGCGGCGGCGAAGTCGGCCTGGAACGTCTCCTGGCTAGTTGTTGGTGTAGCCGATCACCTGTGCTGTGCCGCCGTGGTCGGGTCGCTCAGCAGCGCCTGGTCGGAGCTGAGCAGGCCGCGGTTGGCGACGATATGATGGCGGCGTAGTAGTTGGTGTCGAAGGCCGTCGGCGTCATCGGGTCCAGTGGCACCGTCTGCCCGCCGGCACGTAGCTGGGGTCCTGCCCGTCGGCGTTGGGCCCGTACGCGTAGAGCCAGCTCCTGAATTGAAGGAGCTGCACTGCGACATCCCGATCGTGTGCGCCCCCGAGAGGGCGACCATGTCCGACTGGCTCAGCCCTTGGCGCCGAAGATCTGGTTCAGCTGCTTCACGCTCACCGTCCCTCCGCCCGCCCGGCACCCGGTACGCGTTGCCTCCAACCTAAGCACACTATCACACACAGAAACAAATTAAATTAAAAATCTTTTCGCCATTGCTACCAGCATGCATGTCACCATGCCCATACTAGCTAGAGTGTCAGGGGCATGCATCCACGTCAGTCATCGCCAGTCGATCCATGAACAGGGGAGGGCCAGGCCAGCCGGTGCATACAGATCGGCCGGTGCAAAGGGAAGTTTTTGGTGTGACAGCAGCAGCGCATACGGTAGCTTGTCTCCCTGTCACTGATGCTCACTCAGCATTCAGCAAGGACTCGACGGGGACCGGGCACATGCACGGGTGACTGTTGGTGAGGTGTGAGGGGGGACACGGCTGCTCAACCGGAGGCATGGAGACAAGCTAGGGAGTTGGGCATCATGCTCCGAAAAGCGGCCCGGAACGTCTCTCACTCGCTGCTTGCTGTCCCGGTTCTTGCTGATCGATCGGGAGAAATGGACGCCAAACTGCCACCTTATGGTGGCGTTTCGACCTGCCATGATGATGCCCTGTTTCCAGCTACCTCAAGCCCTCAAGGCCTGTGGATTTTATTATTTTTGTCTTGAGTTGGGAGAAGTTGACTAGACCAAAGAAAAAGGGTGGTCTAGAATTGAGGGATTTGCATCTTTTCAATATGGCCATGTTATGTAGACAAGCATGGCGACTACTCATAAATCCTGATATATTATGTGGTCAAGTCTTAAAAACCAAATACTTCCGTTAGTCAGATATTCTCAGTTGTCGCCCATATGCTGTGAGAAGTATACTGAACAGGGCGAGAATTACTAAAGGAAGGCTTGATTTGGAGAATCGGCAATGGAGAAAAGGTTAAAACCAGGGAGGGACCCATGGCTACCTAAAGGTACTACTAGAAGGCCGATTACACCAAGGCGTGCTTCTTTGCTAAGGAGAGCGGATGAGTTAATTAATCCAGTAACTGGAGGATGGGATGTGCAACTAGTACATGATACCTTTTGGCCAGAAGATGGAAATGAGATTCTTAGGATTCCTATTGATGATCGAATGGAAGATTGGCCAGCTTGGCACTTTGATTCAAAGGGACTTTTCTCAGTTAAATCAGCTTATAAGTTGGCTGTGGCTAGAAGAGACGCACTTGCCCACATGGATGCTTCTACATCTCGAACTGTAATTAATAGGGAAGGCGAATTCCAATGACATAAGATTTGGCAACTAAAAGTTCCCAACAAGGTCCAGATGTTTATTTGGCGTTTAGCCCACAACAGTCTTCCTGTAAGAAGAAATTTGGCCCATCGAGGAATTAAAACAGACACCCTATGTCCGGTTTGCAATAGACTGGATGAGGATTGCGGCCATATTTTTTTGAAACACTATTGGCGGCTATTGAATATGGAAGAACACAGGGTAATGTTACTAGGATGTCAATCAGGGAAGGAAACCGTCCATATGATCTTGTCTCTGGAAAAATCTGTACATTTAAAGGTGATAGTGTTGTTGTGAAGATGGTGGCCTGCAAGGAATAAGGTAAACGAAGGCCATAGGCTTATGAGTGCATCATAAATTCAGAATTCTATACTGTACCATCTGCTAGAATCTGAGAGATTGAACAATACTGGTCAGTCtataaaaaaaaaactgtaccatgctcgtggaagccaccacctattgacaattacaagatcaatattgacagtGCCTTTTACCAACAAACAAGAACAGGAGGCCGATGCTTTGTGATTAGGGATACATGTGGGGATGTGCTTGCAGCTGGCGCTGATAATATGAGATATGCGGCTTCTGCTTTGTAAACTGAAGCAATGGCGGCCTTCCAAGGAATCCAGGCAACACATCTTGGCATGATGCATATCATTCTGGAAACAGATGCTACAGCCTTAGCATTGGCTCTATCTTCAACAGAGAAGGATAGAAGCACGATTGGTTCATTAATCCATCATATTAGAGACCATATGGTGTATGACTTCAATTCTTGTAAAGTCTCTATCTGTAATAGAACATGTAACAGGGTTGCAGATGGTTTAGCCTCCTATGAAGCTTGTGTTTTAGCCCCTGATTGTTCTATGAGTGGTTATCTATGAACTGGCTTGATCACAAGGTGCTTCGTTCTCCAAGCCAAGATTCCATTAAAGTGGTTCTTCACCTCTTTGACAAATCGATGGTGGTAGTGGCAGAGACGACGGTGGAGGGCGGGGGTAGTGGGGGCGTCGTCCGTTGGCAGGTGGGACACGCTAATTGGGCAGTGTAGGCGGCGAGGGCATCGATCAAAAGATGAAGAAGACGTAACGACTAAGATTAGTGACGACGGTGGAGGAAGGTGGCGGCAAAGGAGGCGCTACATTGTCGAAGGTGGTGGGAGGCGGGCGCACTCTAGCAAGGGACAAAGAAGACACTAAGATTAGCAGTGGTTGCAGTCACGGGCTGGGTAGCTGTGACTGTGAGGGCGGCGACTCCCGATCGAGGTAGGAGAGTTGGAGGTGTGGTGAGGGAAAAAATTCAGTGACAGTCCCTATGGAACAACCATGAGCACCTGTTGTGGATTCACGACACGTGTATGAACCAAACACAGAAGAGAGTTATAATTTTTATTTGTAACTATTTCTCCTAAATTTAAGCAACAATCATATATGTTAGATACATGCACATGACAGATGTCGTGAATCCACGGTAGGTACCATGGTAtggaatcatgggatcatcctCACTAAGGTGTTGTTTGGTTGAATCGTTTTTCGATGTGACCCCATCACAGTGCTATCCGGTTACGTTAGTTCCTGTTTGTTAGACGTACGATGGAAACGATTGGTCTGGGAATAGGTCCGAGCCTTCAGCCATCCGTTCACGCCCGATGGTCGGTGTTAGTCGGTCCCGCTCGCTACCATAAAAACAACAATGACTAACCAAACAGAAAATGTAATAATCAATTCCCTTTCTGTTCCCTTATGGGATTCGTTCCATTCGTGTTACCCTTCCGGTCGTGGAACCAAACGTCACCTAAATTTTTTCTAGTGGTGGGGAGAAAATAACGCAAAGAGAAGTAAGCAGGAACGTGCATTTCCGTGTGCACACGATCAGGCGCTAGTATATAGCCAAAGAAAAAAAAGTTTTACTTATCCATAACTCTTGTGCTAGTACAAAAGCCTCATATCATACGAGTATAACATCCCACCCTGGGCTATAGTGGAACCGGATCCTTCAATCATCCGTGACGTCACACATACTACTAGAACACACCAAGCACAACCGCACCATCGATCAAAACAACACAAAGTTTGTTTAGTACTCTCTCCGTCTGAAAAACGTAATTCTGGACACgcgtgttttttttttcctgggCCGAGGGACTACACCCATCAGCTTGTGTACATGGACACATCAGCCAATTAAATGGAAGAAGTGCTAGAAAACAAGATTCACCTAAAAATCCATCCAGATTCATTGAATCCAACCAGGCCAAACGTCACATTTAACCACCTCATCACAGGCCCCAGCCTCACTCTCGCACAGGCGCGAAGTAGCCAAGACATCACAGCCTCACACAACCTTCCCACGGAGCAACGTGATCGCCATGGGCAGCCTCACCATGGACCAGGCCTTCGTGCAGGCCCCCGAGCACCGCCCGAAGCCCACCATGACTGAGGCCACCGGCATCCCTCTCATCGACCTCTCGCCTCTCATCGCCGATGGCGGCGACGCGGCCACGGTGGACGCGCTGGCCGCCGAGGTGGGCGCGGCGAGCCGGGACTGGGGCTTCTTCGTGGTGGTGGGCCACGGCGTGCCCGCGGGGACCGTGGCGCGCGTGACGGCGGCGCAGCGCGCCTTCTTCGCGCTGCCGCCGGAGCGGAAGGCCGCCGTGCGGAGGAGCGAGGCGGGGCCGCTTGGGTACTACGAGTCGGAGCACACCAAGAACGTGAGGGACTGGAAGGAGGTGTTCGACCTCGTCCCtcgcgagccgccgccgccggccgccgtggCCGACGGCGAGCTTGTGTTCCAGAACAAGTGGCCCCAGGATCTGCCGGGCTTCAGGAGAGTGACGAAACGAAACTTATCCTTtcgatcatatatatatataacttacAATAATTATTATACTAATTTACATATTAACTCCTTACCAAATGGTTTAATGTAATATTACGGTAAATATTCTCACGTGTTATAATTATCATAAATTAAGTATAAAAATTATCATAAATAAAGATGACCATAAAATAATTTATTCTATAGCTAACTACCGAATATACTCTCATATTTGCATTATTTAATTTAACAATAATTGAACATGCTGGACCGATGATATTTTTGGCTGCAGAGAGGCGCTGGAGGAGTACGCGAAGGCGATGGAGGAGCTGGCGTTCAAGCTGCTGGAGCTGATCGCCCGGAGCCTGAAGCTGAGGCCCGACCGGCTGCACGGCTTCTTCAAGGACCAGACCACCTTCATCCGGCTGAACCACTACCCTCCGTGCCCGAGCCCCGACCTGGCCCTCGGCGTGGGGCGGCACAAGGACGGCGGCGCCCTGACCATCCTGTACCAGGACGACGTCGGCGGGCTGGACGTCCGGCGGCGCTCCGACGGCGAGTGGGTCCGCGTCAGGCCCGTGACAGACTCGTTCATCATCAACGTCGGCGACCTCATCCAGGTGTGGAGCAACGACAGGTACGAGAGCGCGGAGCACCGGGTGTCGGTGAACTCGGCGAGGGAGAGGTTCTCCTTGCCCTACTTCTTCAACCCGGCGAGCTACACCATGGTGGAGCCCGTGGAGGAGCTGGTGAGCGAGGACGACCCGTCCAGGTACAACCCCTACAATTGGGGCGAATTCTTCAGCACCAGGAAGAACAGCAACTTCAAGAAGCTCAACGTGGAGAACATCCAGATCGCGCATTTCAAGAAGAGCCTCGTCCTCGCCTAGATAGCAAAGATACTACAGGACTAGGACAAGCAGGATCCGTTCCATGCCGAGGTGACCGGCCGTCGTCTTCAGATCGATGCAGAGGACGCTATATATGCGTGTCGCCGTTCGTGTTAGAACAAATATATGTGCGTGCTGTGTGTGAACATGGATGTGAATATGTGTGATGAGCACTCACTCCTACTTTGGAGGTATGTTTGGGAATAATAACAGGCTTGCATTCTGACGGTCTGGTTTATTTGCAAAATCAAACCGAGTTGGTTCATCTTCCTCGATCGGATTCCAACCAGAATCATGCGCCATATGTATGGCTGCGCCTGCGACAGCAGTACGGAAGAGCAAAAGTAGGCCTCGCTGTCACGGTATGCCAACGAGCCGATTGACGCGGCACTGGATACGTTTTTGTGACAGT
It encodes:
- the LOC136516106 gene encoding jasmonate-induced oxygenase 2-like; protein product: MGSLTMDQAFVQAPEHRPKPTMTEATGIPLIDLSPLIADGGDAATVDALAAEVGAASRDWGFFVVVGHGVPAGTVARVTAAQRAFFALPPERKAAVRRSEAGPLGYYESEHTKNVRDWKEVFDLVPREPPPPAAVADGELVFQNKWPQDLPGFRRALEEYAKAMEELAFKLLELIARSLKLRPDRLHGFFKDQTTFIRLNHYPPCPSPDLALGVGRHKDGGALTILYQDDVGGLDVRRRSDGEWVRVRPVTDSFIINVGDLIQVWSNDRYESAEHRVSVNSARERFSLPYFFNPASYTMVEPVEELVSEDDPSRYNPYNWGEFFSTRKNSNFKKLNVENIQIAHFKKSLVLA